The following are encoded in a window of Phaseolus vulgaris cultivar G19833 chromosome 3, P. vulgaris v2.0, whole genome shotgun sequence genomic DNA:
- the LOC137839075 gene encoding cysteine proteinase inhibitor B-like, producing the protein MAALRWTPAVTLAVTMLACVLFSASHGTMLGAKTEITDVKRNKEVQDLGSFSVEEHNRMLRQALKGMSEETKFVEVVEAQKQMVSGTKYYLKISATQSGNPVMFDSVVVVQPGLASKDLLSFAPSSQKKT; encoded by the coding sequence ATGGCGGCATTGAGATGGACACCGGCTGTGACGCTGGCGGTGACGATGTTGGCGTGCGTGTTGTTTAGCGCTTCGCACGGGACAATGCTCGGGGCGAAGACGGAGATCACGGACGTGAAGAGGAACAAGGAGGTGCAGGATTTGGGGTCTTTCTCGGTGGAGGAGCACAATCGGATGCTGAGGCAGGCGCTGAAGGGGATGTCAGAGGAGACGAAGTTCGTGGAAGTGGTAGAGGCGCAGAAGCAGATGGTGTCTGGGACCAAGTACTATCTCAAGATATCGGCCACGCAGAGTGGGAATCCCGTAATGTTCGATTCCGTCGTGGTGGTCCAGCCTGGCCTTGCTTCCAAAGATCTTCTCTCCTTTGCTCCTTCCTCGCAGAAGAAAACCTAG
- the LOC137839074 gene encoding uncharacterized protein — protein MEQWENLDIDTSDLASFVRRCNTNKSLIPGPAGNVQAVILNRNSKEPVNTQEFINNIADENHRRDFDSNPWNWAQHFLHFHGQIDGHDCEQISSLANIKQHSVFPLLTCVVKECQPNGLGDMLITIKDPTGTVRASVHAKVLKDSEFGSQIAVGSVLVAIFSPNQRAFYLNITVKNIVKVFKFDICPPSEEEVRSCHAVIRNPPTLDAKQLELLNKKEEDRIRRSKMV, from the exons ATGGAGCAATGGGAAAACCTTGACATTGACACCAGTGACCTTGCAAGCTTCGTGCGTCGTTGTAACACCAACAAAAGTCTCATTCCAGGCCCAGCCGGTAATGTGCAAGCAGTTATCCTTAATCGCAACTCCAAAGAACCAGTCAACACTCAAGAATTTATAAACAATATAGCTGACGAAAATCATAGGCGTGATTTTGATTCCAACCCATGGAATTGGGCACAACATTTTCTTCACTTTCATG gaCAAATTGATGGACATGATTGTGAGCAGATTTCTTCTTTGGCTAACATTAAGCAACATTCTGTTTTTCCCTTGCTTACTTGTGTTGTGAAAGAATGCCAACCAAATGGTTTAGGAGACATGTTAATAACTATTAAG GATCCAACTGGAACAGTTAGAGCAAGTGTACACGCAAAGGTGTTAAAAGATTCCGAATTTGGATCACAAATTGCAGTAGGATCAGTCTTG GTAGCCATATTTAGTCCAAATCAAAGAGCATTCTACCTTAATATAACCGTAAAAAACATTGTTAAG GTTTTCAAATTTGACATATGTCCACCATCTGAAGAGGAAGTTCGTTCTTGTCATGCAGTAATACGCAATCCACCGACTTTAG ATGCAAAGCAATTGGAGTTATTGAATAAGAAGGAGGAAGATAGAATCCGACGTTCTAAGATGGTTTAA
- the LOC137806588 gene encoding uncharacterized protein, whose amino-acid sequence MIYDEIVKRRNECSINDFCRLYILLGMSEFLFPSRMGLVPGGLFRVVDDLSELGRFNWGGLVYDFLVQSLCSASMCMRRKTNATYIHVRGCVYLMQIWALEHLFSYKRQMPRIGNRYPRIRHWMAVRLGDIEIASGLQQNVVIVDLSASNEELEKEFVVQAFEVVRRGFTSDMSKKKDYGKMKVKVVDMLRQAKEQEVVINNLEKELKELQDFLSARAKSCVRDSPFVDDDEHLQTSYVDDKDEPDEEGIPEGQGLPEEQGVPDDQGLPEEQDVVEEQDVPQEQDVPQEQDVPEDQDGREEKSNIFTRVKHRARKRVKSAVMKSPWTRYGRGKNVFVSHN is encoded by the exons ATGATTTATGATGAAATTGTTAAACGTCGCAACGAATGTTCCATAAATGACTTTTGCAGGTTGTACATCTTGTTAGGAATGTCAGAGTTTTTATTTCCAAGTAGAATGGGTTTAGTTCCTGGTGGGTTGTTTAGGGTTGTGGATGATCTGAGCGAATTGGGTAGGTTTAATTGGGGAGGTTTAGTTTATGACTTTTTGGTTCAGAGTTTGTGTTCAGCTTCAATGTGTATGAGGAGGAAAACTAATGCTACATATATCCATGTTCGTGGTTGTGTGTACTTAATGCAg ATATGGGCTCTTGAACATTTGTTCTCTTACAAGCGACAAATGCCTAGGATTGGAAATAGATATCCTCGTATCAGACATTGGATGGCTGTTAGGCTGGGTGACATTGAAATTGCATCTGGACTGCAACAGAATGTG GTTATTGTGGACTTATCTGCGTCCAATGAAGAGTTGGAAAAAGAATTTGTTGTTCAAGCATTTGAGGTAGTTCGACGTGGATTTACATCTGACATGTCAAAAAAAAAGGATTATGGTAAAATGAAGGTCAAAGTAGTTGATATGCTTCGccaagcaaaggaacaagaggTTGTCATCAACAATTTGGAGAAGGAGTTGAAAGAGTTACAAGATTTTTTAAGTGCACGTGCAAAATCTTGTGTGCGTGATAGTCCTTTTGTAGATGATGACGAACATCTGCAGACGTCTTATGTTGATGATAAAGATGAACCCGATGAGGAAGGCATACCTGAAGGGCAAGGGTTACCCGAAGAGCAAGGCGTACCCGATGACCAAGGCTTACCCGAAGAGCAAGACGTAGTTGAAGAGCAAGACGTACCCCAAGAACAAGACGTACCCCAAGAGCAAGACGTACCCGAAGACCAAGATGGGAGAGAAGAAAAAAGTAACATATTCACCCGAGTGAAGCATAGAGCAAGGAAACGTGTGAAGTCGGCTGTGATGAAATCACCATGGACTAGGTATGGTAGGggaaaaaatgtttttgttaGTCATAATTGA
- the LOC137839073 gene encoding protein FAR-RED IMPAIRED RESPONSE 1-like yields MDNISLDDISLFEDGQPSQQIDNIGLDVNDVSEIVPTVGMSFDNADAVKNFYREYAIRKGFGIRTRSSKRGKDKELRYFMLVCARAGKYTSTIPTEVNTLPTQKHECPARITVGIKDNKWYIMSVHEEHSHDMSPTKSRLFRGNRRISLHAKRVVDINNDAGVRINKTFRSFVSAASGYENMEFVERDVRNYVSKSRRALGKEGDGKALLNHFYHMRELNPQFYFDIDLDDDNCIRHVFWADARSRAAWDSFGDVLCFDTTYLTNKYDMPFAPFVGVNHHGQSILLGCGLLSSEDTEAFVWLFQSWLRCMSHKPPQGIVTDQCRAMKNAVEVVFPNARHRWCLWHIMKKIPEKLQGYTQYKDMKRVLKSVVYESTNVDVFMSSWGNFISEYDLCNNDWLNTLFEERARWVPCYLKGFFWAGMSTTQRSESMNAFFDGYINSMTCLQQFVHQYDNALQHKAELECEPDFASLNKVIPCSSQSAIERQFQAEYTHAKFNEVQAEFRGKMNCAVNNFFVDGHTCRFNVMEESFRDGRTNHSNCVVWSKNVRRKHTYIRASYGSKDKDPQVQRYDGLCKKFYDIAESASGTTDTTELLHKHLDDFVVIHVQRTHPNWTTKKNVGQPRVRDVNEPPMSPIRTSLNNPVNEVRSPIIVKRKGRPRSTRKKSCSEKGGKQKKSSVPCQIRIDRTTATDEAANSEVMCSRVMVESEVNLNTLNEIRYSNQGVSSSPSIGFVSLLTSLHSNLNI; encoded by the exons ATGGATAATATTTCTCTTGATGACATTTCCTTGTTTGAAGATGGTCAACCTTCACAACAAATTGATAACATAGGTCTTGATGTTAATGATGTTAGTGAAATAGTTCCTACCGTTGGCATGTCATTTGACAATGCAGATGCTGTTAAAAATTTCTATAGAGAATATGCCATCAGAAAAGGTTTTGGAATTAGAACAAGAAGTTCAAAGAGAGGAAAAGACAAAGAATTAAGATATTTCATGTTGGTTTGTGCAAGAGCAGGTAAATATACGTCAACCATTCCCACAGAAGTTAACACCCTTCCAACTCAGAAGCATGAATGTCCAGCTCGTATTACTGTTGGCATCAAAGACAATAAGTGGTATATCATGTCAGTGCACGAAGAACATTCACACGACATGAGCCCAACCAAGTCTAGGTTGTTTAGAGGAAATAGAAGAATAAGTTTACACGCAAAAAGAGTGGTTGATATAAATAACGACGCTGGAGTTCGGATAAATAAGACTTTTCGATCTTTTGTTTCTGCAGCAAGTGGGTATGAGAATATGGAATTTGTTGAACGAGATGTCCGTAACTATGTTTCCAAAAGTAGAAGAGCGTTGGGGAAGGAAGGAGACGGCAAAGCACTCTTAAACCATTTTTATCATATGAGGGAACTTAACCCCCAATTTTACTTTGATATTGATTTAGATGATGATAATTGCATACGTCATGTATTTTGGGCAGATGCAAGAAGTCGTGCAGCATGGGATAGTTTTGGAGATGTTTTATGTTTTGATACGACATATTTGACGAATAAGTATGATATGCCATTTGCACCATTTGTCGGTGTTAATCACCACGGGCAGTCAATTTTGTTAGGGTGTGGACTCCTTTCTTCAGAAGACACCGAAGCATTCGTGTGGTTATTTCAAAGTTGGCTTCGTTGTATGTCACACAAACCACCCCAAGGCATTGTCACAGATCAATGTAGGGCAATGAAAAATGCAGTTGAAGTTGTCTTTCCCAATGCGCGACACAGGTGGTGCTTATGGCACATAATGAAGAAAATACCCGAAAAACTTCAAGGATATACGCAATATAAAGATATGAAACGTGTTTTAAAAAGTGTAGTGTATGAGTCGACAAATGTTGATGTTTTTATGTCCTCGTGGGGGAATTTCATAAGTGAGTATGACTTATGCAACAATGATTGGTTGAACACGTTATTTGAAGAACGGGCACGGTGGGTTCCTTGTTACCTTAAAGGGTTTTTCTGGGCAGGCATGTCCACAACACAACGAAGTGAGAGCATGAATGCATTTTTCGATGGGTATATTAATTCCATGACATGTCTCCAACAATTTGTGCACCAATATGATAATGCATTGCAACATAAGGCAGAATTGGAGTGTGAACCCGACTTTGCTTCTCTCAACAAAGTTATTCCTTGTAGCTCACAATCAGCCATTGAAAGACAGTTTCAAGCAGAATACACCCATGCAAAATTCAATGAAGTCCAAGCTGAATTTAGAGGGAAGATGAATTGTgctgttaataatttttttgttgacGGACATACCTGTCGATTCAATGTTATGGAAGAGTCATTCCGGGATGGCCGAACAAACCACTCAAATTGTGTAGT GTGGAGTAAAAATGTTCGCCGCAAGCACACATATATAAGAGCTTCATATGGGAGCAAGGACAAAGATCCACAAGTTCAACGATATGATGGGTTGTGTAAGAAATTCTATGATATAGCTGAAAGTGCTAGTGGGACAACTGATACAACAGAACTTTTGCACAAGCATCTTGATGATTTTGTCGTCATACATGTTCAACGAACACACCCTAATTGGACAACAAAGAAAAATGTTGGTCAGCCACGCGTGCGTGATGTTAATGAACCACCAATGTCACCTATTCGTACAAGTTTGAATAACCCGGTGAATGAAGTGCGTAGCCCCATCATTGTCAAACGAAAGGGAAGACCACGCTCAACACGAAAGAAATCATGCTCTGAAAAGGgcggaaaacaaaaaaaatcttctGTGCCATGCCAAATTCGTATTGATCGCACTACG GCCACAGACGAGGCTGCAAATTCAGAAGTTATGTGTTCTAGGGTCATGGTTGAAAGTGAAGTGAACCTAAATACACTGAATGAGATACGCTATTCAAATCAGGGG GTCTCAAGCAGTCCTTCTATTGGATTTGTTTCGCTATTGACATCATTACATAGTAATTTGAATATTTGA
- the LOC137839072 gene encoding uncharacterized protein, translated as MGMMWAEFELDQAEFELDQVLRVHECRGLHFEKAYLGWMGKCDGEKFDHEGSKMKIRVRHRVQPEHIVNINRNLTSLQRQRIEATPFKWMLHLEEEFDISSPLLRELISRWSVDDNCFRIRPHLVPFKVVDVCFALGLRVVGEELCLQDDGGGLVNKVFGGEDIKIDILLEKLRNKVLDNLDALDGYNWGGAVYELIVSSLTRSSEIVWDWLVTEVEQGLNIVKEALEIGEEHHEYTAYSPSSWEKVCNEHNMCEFVLLQNNKRIRDVEDQLRVLKELVDKQNHSSCSRAVPKDSTRSRPRRSPPSDLGGRSPHPIDMLKMYTMLCSLVGIARNRVVVNIEGNILTGSYLQSLSPEARVDNMVMLFATGLFMVDQLQKNGRVQRFCFNPFFADRVIQEMKTTSEKKEWDTKDYCSFAKDLIPFESLSYCDFVFIPTVHNDHWWVYAFNFLSRELHVLDPLGHRRGQRNKIDKAMVKSTI; from the exons ATGGGCATGATGTGGGCAGAATTTGAGTTAGATCAG GCAGAATTTGAGTTAGATCAGGTTTTGAGAGTCCATGAGTGTAGAGGATTGCA TTTTGAAAAGGCTTATCTTGGTTGGATGGGGAAGTGTGACGGTGAAAAGTTTGATCATGAAGGAAGCAAAATGAAG ATTCGAGTAAGACACAGAGTGCAACCTGAACATATTGTTAACATCAATAGAAATTTAACTTCATTGCAGCGGCAAAGAATAGAGGCAACCCCCTTTAAGTGGATGCTCCACTTAGAAGAAGAATTTGACATATCAAGTCCCCTTCTTCGCGAATTGATTAGTAGGTGGAGTGTTGATGATAATTGTTTTAGGATCAGACCACATTTAGTACCTTTTAAGGTTGTTGATGTGTGTTTTGCATTGGGGTTGCGAGTGGTGGGTGAAGAATTATGTTTGCAAGATGATGGTGGTGGGTTGGTGAATAAGGTCTTTGGAGGAGAGGACATAAAGATAGATATTCTTTTGGAAAAATTGAGAAACAAA GTTTTAGATAATTTAGATGCATTGGATGGGTACAATTGGGGTGGTGCAGTGTATGAGTTAATAGTTTCGAGTTTAACCCGGTCATCCGAG ATTGTATGGGATTGGCTAGTGACTGAAGTCGAGCAAGGACTAAACATTGTTAAAGAAGCCCTCGAAATTGGAGAGGAACATCATGAATATACTGCCTATTCTCCAAGTTCGTGGGAGAAAGTTTGTAACGAGCATAATATGTGTGAATTTGTACTTCTTCAGAACAACAAGAGAATACGTGATGTTGAGGACCAATTACGAGTGTTAAAAGAACTAGTGGACAAACAAAACCATTCGTCATGTTCCAGAGCTGTACCTAAGGACAGTACGAGGTCACGTCCTCGAAGGTCACCTCCTTCAGACTTAGGTGGTCGAAGCCCACATCCTATTGACATGTTGAAGATGTATACAATGTTGTGTTCGTTGGTAGGAATTGCTAGAAACCG TGTTGTTGTTAACATTGAAGGCAACATATTGACCGGTTCATACCTGCAATCTTTATCTCCGGAAGCCAGAGTTGACAACATG GTGATGCTCTTTGCAACGGGGTTGTTCATGGTTGATCAACTTCAAAAGAATGGAAGGGTCCAACGTTTTTGCTTTAACCCTTTTTTTGCT GATCGTGTTATTCAAGAAATGAAAACAACTTCGGAAAAGAAAGAGTGGGACACGAAGGATTACTGTTCGTTTGCAAAAGATTTGATTCCATTTGAATCACTATCATATTGCGATTTT GTATTCATCCCAACGGTGCACAATGACCATTGGTGGGTGTATGCCTTTAATTTTCTTAGTAGGGAATTGCATGTCTTGGACCCCCTTGGCCATAGAAGGGGACAACGCAACAAAATTGATAAAGCGATGGTAAAGAGTACAATATGA